From one Plasmodium malariae genome assembly, chromosome: 12 genomic stretch:
- the PmUG01_12014600 gene encoding conserved Plasmodium protein, unknown function: MNQLWGFTTSSGDEEEPNDENISSEILNRENIDDENNRTTTKCTGKSKRGNNESRNYNNDNVQVNVTDDEVIGVNALGDKHNKDTFDDNNVISKKNKNSRRAGNIDEDSHEEKTILEKTMKKKKRENKKGGDKPIEHIHNVTTTDNNFLSSEKNKHILTLSRVEKKKDNKKDTHCYDITTDFTKRKEGNINLNKNSIIGSSVSNRRGIITYTKFEKGNGREDTTDEELLKKQKMYKEKMNLKKDFMDAVHEIRKLTLPHLNKFQRKNVENYQIKTLGGKFDKSRKIHYPELMCRKKSMKKYIKKRKEREKILGVKFQSGDYIDMQDVFRKKKKNRNIKLQKLF; the protein is encoded by the coding sequence ATGAATCAGTTATGGGGGTTTACAACTTCTTCAGGTGATGAAGAAGAGccaaatgatgaaaatataagtaGCGAAATTTTAAATCGTGAAAATATAGATGATGAAAATAACCGCACTACGACCAAATGTACAGGAAAAAGCAAAAGGGGTAATAATGAAAGtagaaattataataatgataatgtgCAGGTAAATGTAACAGATGATGAAGTAATAGGAGTAAACGCACTTGGGGACAAGCACAATAAGGACACATTTGACGATAATAAcgttatttcaaaaaaaaacaaaaattccAGACGTGCTGGTAATATAGATGAGGATAGCCACGAAGAAAAAACTATCCTCGAGAAGactatgaaaaaaaaaaaaagagaaaataaaaaaggtggGGATAAACCCATagaacatatacataatgtaACAACAAcggataataattttttaagtagcgaaaaaaataaacatattttgaCGTTAAGCCgtgtagaaaaaaagaaggataACAAGAAAGATACCCACTGTTATGATATCACCACAGATtttacaaaaagaaaagaggGAAACATAAACCTCAATAAAAACAGCATCATTGGAAGCAGCGTTAGCAATAGAAGAGGCATTATAACGTATACTAAATTTGAAAAAGGCAATGGCAGAGAAGACACTACTGACGAAGAATTgttaaagaaacaaaaaatgtataaagaaaaaatgaatctGAAAAAAGATTTTATGGATGCAGTGCATGAAATAAGGAAATTGACGTTACCTCACTTGAACAAAtttcaaagaaaaaatgttgaaaattatcaaataaaaacattaggAGGGAAATTTGACAAAAGTAGAAAAATTCATTATCCTGAACTTATGTGCCGAAAAAAATccatgaaaaaatatattaaaaagaggAAGGAAAGAGAGAAAATTTTAGGCGTGAAATTTCAGAGTGGCGATTACATTGACATGCAAGATGtctttagaaaaaaaaaaaaaaacagaaatatCAAACTGCAGAAATTATTTTGA
- the PmUG01_12014700 gene encoding small nuclear ribonucleoprotein E, putative, with the protein MATTNKKLQKIMTQPINQIFRFFTNKTIVQIWLYDKPDTRIEGKILGFDEYMNMVLDESKEVSVKKNSKKELGKILLKGDTITLIMEAKKEQQS; encoded by the exons ATGGCTACAACGAATAAGAAGttgcaaaaaattatgacCCAACCCATA AACCAAATATTTAGGTTTTTTACGAATAAAACGATTGTGCAAATTTGGCTTTATGATAAACCAGACACCAGAATTGAGGGGAAAATACTG gGTTTTGACGAATACATGAACATGGTTTTAGACGAGTCAAAAGAAGTTTCAGTGaagaaaaattcaaaaaaagagCTAGGTAAAATTTTGCTAAAGGGAGACACAATAACCTTAATAATGGAAGC aaaaaaagaacaacaaAGTTAA
- the PmUG01_12014800 gene encoding lysine--tRNA ligase, putative produces MLKVLLPLLKFSNNCNTNIFNRSAYSSLTLLKKKKKNFLKVHKIVFTTMNEKKEHILEGEKGKHSQAKDKKKEEEAEVDPRLYYENRSKFILEQKAKGINAYPHKFERTISIPDYIEKYKNLSDGEHLEDTVLNLTGRIMRVSASGQKLRFFDLVGDGEKIQVLANYAFHDHTKTNFAECYDKIRRGDIVGIVGFPGKSKKGELSIFPKETIILSPCLHMLPMKYGLKDTEIRYRQRYLDLIINETTRNTFITRTKIINFLRNFLNERGFIEVETPVMSIVAGGANARPFITHHNDLDLNLFLRIATELPLKMLIIGGLDRVYEIGKVFRNEGIDNTHNPEFTSCEFYWAYADYNDLIKWSEDFLSGLVYHLFGKYKILYNKDGPDKDAIEIDFTPPYPKVSIIEELEKMTNTKLEQPFDSVQTIEKMINIIKIHKIELPNPPTAAKLLDQLASHFIENKYTDRPFFIIEHPQIMSPLAKYHRSKPGLTERLEMFICGKEVLNAYTELNDPFKQKECFSAQLKDREIGDTEAFQFDAAFCTSLEYALPPTGGLGLGIDRITMFLTNKNCIKDVILFPTMRPVN; encoded by the exons ATGCTAAAAGTTCTGTTACCCCTATTAAAATTTAGCAATAATTGCAACACAAATATTTTCAATCGTTCGGCCTATTCTTCATTAacgttattaaaaaaaaaaaaaaaaaattttctgaaAGTACACAAAATAGTTTTTACTACGATGAATGAGAAAAAAGAGCATATTCTCGAAGGGGAAAAGGGAAAACACTCGCAAGCgaa GGACAAGAAGAAGGAGGAGGAGGCGGAAGTGGACCCACGACTGTACTATGAAAATAGGTCTAAATTTATTCTAGAACAGAAGGCAAAAGGAATAAACGCGTATCCACATAAGTTTGAAAGAACAATTAGTATTCCTGATTATAtagagaaatataaaaatttatcagATGGAGAACACTTAGAAGATACAGTATTAAATCTAACAGGTAGAATAATGAGAGTATCAGCATCAGGCCAAAAATTGCGTTTTTTTGATTTAGTAGGAGATGGGGAAAAAATACAAGTTTTAGCAAATTATGCATTTCATGATCatacaaaaacaaattttgCAGAATGTTATGATAAGATAAGAAGAGGTGATATTGTAGGTATAGTAGGTTTCCCAGGTAAGAGTAAAAAAGGGGAATTGAGTATATTTCCAAAAGAGACAATTATATTATCCCCTTGCTTACATATGTTACCTATGAAATATGGATTAAAAGATACAGAAATAAGGTATAGGCAGAGATATTTagatttaattattaatgaaacaactagaaatacatttataacaagaacaaaaattataaattttttaagaaattttttaaatgaaagaGGTTTTATAGAAGTAGAAACACCAGTTATGAGTATAGTAGCAGGTGGAGCAAATGCAAGACCATTTATTACGCATCATAATGATTTAGatttaaatttgtttttaagaaTTGCTACTGAATTAccattaaaaatgttaattattGGAGGATTAGATAGAGTATATGAAATAGGAAAGGTATTTAGAAATGAAGGTATTGACAATACACATAATCCAGAATTTACGTCATGTGAGTTTTATTGGGCTTATGCAGATTATAATGACTTAATAAAATGGTCTGAAGATTTTTTATCAGGTTTagtttatcatttatttggCAAGTATAagattttatataataaagatgGACCTGATAAAGATGCTATTGAAATTGACTTTACTCCACCATATCCTAAAGTTTCAATAATTgaagaattagaaaaaatgacGAATACAAAATTGGAACAACCATTTGATTCAGTTCAAACTAttgaaaaaatgattaatattattaaaattcataaaatagAATTACCTAACCCACCAACTGCTGCAAAATTATTAGATCAATTAGCTTCTcattttatagaaaataaatatacagataggcctttctttattattgaaCATCCACAAATTATGAGTCCATTAGCCAAATATCATAGATCTAAACCAGGATTAACAGAACGATTAgaaatgtttatatgtggGAAGGAAGTACTAAATGCTTATACAGAATTAAATGATCCCTTTAAACAAAAGGAATGTTTTTCAGCTCAACTAAAGGATAGAGAGATAGGGGATACTGAAGCTTTTCAATTTGATGCTGCTTTTTGTACTTCCTTAGAATATGC